A region from the Hippoglossus hippoglossus isolate fHipHip1 chromosome 16, fHipHip1.pri, whole genome shotgun sequence genome encodes:
- the osbpl3b gene encoding oxysterol-binding protein-related protein 3 isoform X1, with protein sequence MVQVCACQSGVREPVSLQAVILSFSSFILLHLNILFPSSTPSGPGGHVSDSVKEECFWYSGRSQSAARWAQRSAVRPCHRRSPPCHAATAAPRPSMTADSWEIVEGLRGGFGTVLEPQKQEGYMLKRRKWPMKGWHKRYFFLDKGILKYGKCSADIEKGKLHGRIDVGLSVMAIKKKAKCIDLDAEENIYHLKIKSQELFDEWVSKLRHHRLYRQNEIAMYPNEKSFYYPHYSSPKSPNSPSLAKSASLRKCMSIQRQSTVHSVGAFPVSCNSQAKVTAWLQSSDDMDKCSQDLSVCDAYLLELNHLLQSMEVLHRTYSAPSIQALQTSTFDSPKKEKRLPKKWRNKNYNKDVKATLQVPSCISSSSIRLHASNPNLSSAALANDKADTESLDSPFDVAKLQEDFCRIATNLHATMKSALSTLTSERERLKTCPDHETCLPTSPQVVGLKNTLATALAQNSELRERLSKIHAESHIVEPTLINLTAPVQKQDSVDASPPLVHQVSNESRASIAESLSEFFDAQEVLLSASSSENEASEDDSYNSDVSDNISNFSNGTEIERPNSGPAEEGAALCQRRSCLPSPSPNNSTISLWNILRNNIGKDLSKVAMPVQLNEPLNTLQRLCEELEYSELLDRAANTQDPFERMVYIATFVVSGYASSYYRTGGKPFNPLLGETYESDRPDKGFRFVAEQVSHHPPISACHAESKNFMFWQDVRCKNKFWGKSMEIVPVGTTHVTLPGFGDHYEWNKVTSCIHNILSGQRWIEHYGEISIRNSSSDICQCKITFVKAKYWNSSVNEVEGTVTDQKGKVVHRLFGKWHEAVFCGDPPSATCIWRANAMPVDHEQYYGFTKFAVELNELDPSLKLLLPTTDTRLRVDQRLLEEGKLEAAEEQKQRIEQLQRERRRVLEESNATHQPHFFRRSKDDTWLSNNTYWELRKDLGFAHIDFPVLW encoded by the exons GAGGAATGTTTCTGGTACTCCGGACGTAGCCAGTCTGCAGCGAGATGGGCTCAGAGGAGCGCAGTTCGGCCATGTCACAGAAGATCTCCTCCCTGTCACGCAGCAACAGCAGCTCCTCGTCCAAGCATGACAGCCGACAG CTGGGAAATAGTGGAGGGTCTGCGTGGAGGCTTCGGCACCGTCCTGGAGCCCCAGAAACAGGAGGGCTACATGCTGAAGAGGAGAAAGTGGCCTATGAAGGGCTGGCATAAG AGATACTTCTTCCTGGACAAGGGCATCCTGAAGTACGGCAAGTGCAGTGCTGAC ATTGAGAAAGGGAAACTGCACGGCCGCATTGATGTGGGTCTCTCTGTCATGGCCATTAAGAAGAAAGCCAAGTGCATCGATCTTGATGCCGAGGAAAACATCTATCACCTTAAG ATTAAGTCACAGGAGCTGTTTGACGAATGGGTGTCCAAGCTGCGCCACCATCGGCTCTATCGGCAGAATGAGATTGCCATGTACCCTAATGAGAAATCCTTCTACTACCCTCATTACTCCTCCCCCAAGTCGCCCAACTCCCCCAGCTTGGCCAAGAGTGCCTCTCTCAGAAAG TGCATGTCTATACAAAGACAGTCCACAGTGCATTCTGTCGGAGCCTTCCCTGTAAGCTGCAACAGCCAGGCCAAAGTTACAGCCTGGCTCCAGTCATCAGATGACATGGACAAGTGCTCCCAAG ACCTGTCAGTCTGTGACGCCTACCTGCTGGAGCTCAACCACCTGCTTCAGAGTATGGAAGTCCTCCATCGAACCTATTCTGCTCCATCTATCCAAGCCCTGCAG ACATCTACATTTGACAGCCCTAAGAAGGAGAAGAGACTTCCAAAGAAATGGCGGaataaaaactacaacaaagaCGTAAAAGCAACGCTGCAG GTACCCAGctgcatctcctccagctctatCCGCCTCCATGCCTCTAACCCCAACCTCTCCTCCGCCGCACTCGCTAATGACAAAGCCGACACTGAGTCACTAGATTCTCCTTTTGATGTGGCCAAGCTCCAGGAGGACTTCTGCCGTATCGCCACCAACT TGCATGCAACCATGAAGTCGGCCCTCAGTACACTGACATCTGAGCGGGAGAGGTTAAAGACGTGTCCGGACCACGAAACGTGTCTGCCTACCTCGCCCCAAGTTGTCGGTTTGAAGAACACGCTGGCGACG GCTTTAGCCCAGAACTCTGAGCTGAGAGAGCGCCTGAGCAAGATTCATGCCGAGTCCCACATCGTAGAGCCCACACTAATAAATCTCACTGCCCCTGTGCAG AAACAGGACTCTGTGGATGCCTCCCCTCCCCTTGTGCACCAAGTGTCCAATGAGAGCAGAGCTTCCATCGCAGAGTCTTTGTCCGAGTTCTTCGATGCACAGGAAGTCCTGCTGTCCGCTAGCTCCTCTGAAAATGAG GCGTCGGAGGATGACTCATACAACAGTGATGTCAGTGACAACATTTCCAACTTCAGCAATGGGACAGAAATCGAGAGACCGAACTCAG GGCCTGCAGAAGAAGGCGCTGCCCTTTGTCAGCGTAGATCCTGCCTGCCCTCTCCCAGTCCCAACAACAGCACCATCAGCCTGTGGAACATCCTCAGGAACAACATCGGCAAAGACCTGTCCAAGGTGGCGATGCCTGTGCAACTCAATGAGCCGCTCAACACCCTGCAGAGACTGTGTGAGGAGCTGGAGTACAGCGAGCTGCTCGACAGAGCCGCCAACACACAGGACCCGTTTGAACGTATG GTATACATAGCTACATTTGTTGTGTCAGGCTATGCATCCAGCTACTACAGAACTGGTGGAAAGCCTTTCAACCCGCTCCTGGGAGAGACGTACGAATCTGACCGGCCAGATAAAGGCTTTCGATTTGTTGCCGAGCAA GTCAGCCATCACCCTCCGATCTCAGCCTGTCACGCAGAGTCTAAAAATTTCATGTTCTGGCAAG ATGTGAGGTGTAAGAACAAGTTCTGGGGGAAGTCGATGGAGATTGTTCCTGTGGGCACAACTCATGTAACTCTGCCGGG ATTCGGAGACCACTATGAGTGGAACAAGGTCACGTCCTGCATCCACAACATTCTCAGTGGACAGCGCTGGATCGAGCACTACGGGGAGATCTCCATCcgaaacagcagcagtgacatttGCCAATGCAAGATCACGTTTGTTAAG GCCAAATACTGGAATTCTAGTGTGAACGAGGTGGAGGGAACCGTCACGGATCAGAAAGGGAAGGTCGTCCACAGACTCTTTGGAAAGTGGCATGAGGCGGTTTTCTGTGGAGACCCACCTTCAGCCACGTGCATCTGGAGAGCAA ATGCAATGCCAGTGGACCACGAGCAGTACTATGGTTTTACAAAGTTTGCTGTTGAACTGAATGAGTTGGACCCATCTCTGAAACTGCTGCTACCAACCACAGACACCAGACTACGAGTTGACCAAAG ACTGCTGGAGGAGGGGAAGTTGGAGGCGGCAGAGGAGCAGAAGCAGAGGATCgaacagctgcagagagaaagacggagagtCCTGGAGGAGAGCAATGCCACGCATCAGCCTCATTTCTTCAG gaGGTCAAAGGACGATACGTGGCTGAGCAACAACACGTACTGGGAGTTGAGGAAGGACCTCGGCTTCGCCCACATAGATTTCCCGGTGCTGTGGTGA
- the osbpl3b gene encoding oxysterol-binding protein-related protein 3 isoform X2 — translation MVQVCACQSGVREPVSLQAVILSFSSFILLHLNILFPSSTPSGPGGHVSDSVKEECFWYSGRSQSAARWAQRSAVRPCHRRSPPCHAATAAPRPSMTADSWEIVEGLRGGFGTVLEPQKQEGYMLKRRKWPMKGWHKRYFFLDKGILKYGKCSADIEKGKLHGRIDVGLSVMAIKKKAKCIDLDAEENIYHLKIKSQELFDEWVSKLRHHRLYRQNEIAMYPNEKSFYYPHYSSPKSPNSPSLAKSASLRKCMSIQRQSTVHSVGAFPVSCNSQAKVTAWLQSSDDMDKCSQDLSVCDAYLLELNHLLQSMEVLHRTYSAPSIQALQTSTFDSPKKEKRLPKKWRNKNYNKDVKATLQVPSCISSSSIRLHASNPNLSSAALANDKADTESLDSPFDVAKLQEDFCRIATNLHATMKSALSTLTSERERLKTCPDHETCLPTSPQVVGLKNTLATALAQNSELRERLSKIHAESHIVEPTLINLTAPVQKQDSVDASPPLVHQVSNESRASIAESLSEFFDAQEVLLSASSSENEASEDDSYNSDVSDNISNFSNGTEIERPNSGSAEEGAALCQRRSCLPSPSPNNSTISLWNILRNNIGKDLSKVAMPVQLNEPLNTLQRLCEELEYSELLDRAANTQDPFERMVYIATFVVSGYASSYYRTGGKPFNPLLGETYESDRPDKGFRFVAEQVSHHPPISACHAESKNFMFWQDVRCKNKFWGKSMEIVPVGTTHVTLPGFGDHYEWNKVTSCIHNILSGQRWIEHYGEISIRNSSSDICQCKITFVKAKYWNSSVNEVEGTVTDQKGKVVHRLFGKWHEAVFCGDPPSATCIWRANAMPVDHEQYYGFTKFAVELNELDPSLKLLLPTTDTRLRVDQRLLEEGKLEAAEEQKQRIEQLQRERRRVLEESNATHQPHFFRRSKDDTWLSNNTYWELRKDLGFAHIDFPVLW, via the exons GAGGAATGTTTCTGGTACTCCGGACGTAGCCAGTCTGCAGCGAGATGGGCTCAGAGGAGCGCAGTTCGGCCATGTCACAGAAGATCTCCTCCCTGTCACGCAGCAACAGCAGCTCCTCGTCCAAGCATGACAGCCGACAG CTGGGAAATAGTGGAGGGTCTGCGTGGAGGCTTCGGCACCGTCCTGGAGCCCCAGAAACAGGAGGGCTACATGCTGAAGAGGAGAAAGTGGCCTATGAAGGGCTGGCATAAG AGATACTTCTTCCTGGACAAGGGCATCCTGAAGTACGGCAAGTGCAGTGCTGAC ATTGAGAAAGGGAAACTGCACGGCCGCATTGATGTGGGTCTCTCTGTCATGGCCATTAAGAAGAAAGCCAAGTGCATCGATCTTGATGCCGAGGAAAACATCTATCACCTTAAG ATTAAGTCACAGGAGCTGTTTGACGAATGGGTGTCCAAGCTGCGCCACCATCGGCTCTATCGGCAGAATGAGATTGCCATGTACCCTAATGAGAAATCCTTCTACTACCCTCATTACTCCTCCCCCAAGTCGCCCAACTCCCCCAGCTTGGCCAAGAGTGCCTCTCTCAGAAAG TGCATGTCTATACAAAGACAGTCCACAGTGCATTCTGTCGGAGCCTTCCCTGTAAGCTGCAACAGCCAGGCCAAAGTTACAGCCTGGCTCCAGTCATCAGATGACATGGACAAGTGCTCCCAAG ACCTGTCAGTCTGTGACGCCTACCTGCTGGAGCTCAACCACCTGCTTCAGAGTATGGAAGTCCTCCATCGAACCTATTCTGCTCCATCTATCCAAGCCCTGCAG ACATCTACATTTGACAGCCCTAAGAAGGAGAAGAGACTTCCAAAGAAATGGCGGaataaaaactacaacaaagaCGTAAAAGCAACGCTGCAG GTACCCAGctgcatctcctccagctctatCCGCCTCCATGCCTCTAACCCCAACCTCTCCTCCGCCGCACTCGCTAATGACAAAGCCGACACTGAGTCACTAGATTCTCCTTTTGATGTGGCCAAGCTCCAGGAGGACTTCTGCCGTATCGCCACCAACT TGCATGCAACCATGAAGTCGGCCCTCAGTACACTGACATCTGAGCGGGAGAGGTTAAAGACGTGTCCGGACCACGAAACGTGTCTGCCTACCTCGCCCCAAGTTGTCGGTTTGAAGAACACGCTGGCGACG GCTTTAGCCCAGAACTCTGAGCTGAGAGAGCGCCTGAGCAAGATTCATGCCGAGTCCCACATCGTAGAGCCCACACTAATAAATCTCACTGCCCCTGTGCAG AAACAGGACTCTGTGGATGCCTCCCCTCCCCTTGTGCACCAAGTGTCCAATGAGAGCAGAGCTTCCATCGCAGAGTCTTTGTCCGAGTTCTTCGATGCACAGGAAGTCCTGCTGTCCGCTAGCTCCTCTGAAAATGAG GCGTCGGAGGATGACTCATACAACAGTGATGTCAGTGACAACATTTCCAACTTCAGCAATGGGACAGAAATCGAGAGACCGAACTCAGGTT CTGCAGAAGAAGGCGCTGCCCTTTGTCAGCGTAGATCCTGCCTGCCCTCTCCCAGTCCCAACAACAGCACCATCAGCCTGTGGAACATCCTCAGGAACAACATCGGCAAAGACCTGTCCAAGGTGGCGATGCCTGTGCAACTCAATGAGCCGCTCAACACCCTGCAGAGACTGTGTGAGGAGCTGGAGTACAGCGAGCTGCTCGACAGAGCCGCCAACACACAGGACCCGTTTGAACGTATG GTATACATAGCTACATTTGTTGTGTCAGGCTATGCATCCAGCTACTACAGAACTGGTGGAAAGCCTTTCAACCCGCTCCTGGGAGAGACGTACGAATCTGACCGGCCAGATAAAGGCTTTCGATTTGTTGCCGAGCAA GTCAGCCATCACCCTCCGATCTCAGCCTGTCACGCAGAGTCTAAAAATTTCATGTTCTGGCAAG ATGTGAGGTGTAAGAACAAGTTCTGGGGGAAGTCGATGGAGATTGTTCCTGTGGGCACAACTCATGTAACTCTGCCGGG ATTCGGAGACCACTATGAGTGGAACAAGGTCACGTCCTGCATCCACAACATTCTCAGTGGACAGCGCTGGATCGAGCACTACGGGGAGATCTCCATCcgaaacagcagcagtgacatttGCCAATGCAAGATCACGTTTGTTAAG GCCAAATACTGGAATTCTAGTGTGAACGAGGTGGAGGGAACCGTCACGGATCAGAAAGGGAAGGTCGTCCACAGACTCTTTGGAAAGTGGCATGAGGCGGTTTTCTGTGGAGACCCACCTTCAGCCACGTGCATCTGGAGAGCAA ATGCAATGCCAGTGGACCACGAGCAGTACTATGGTTTTACAAAGTTTGCTGTTGAACTGAATGAGTTGGACCCATCTCTGAAACTGCTGCTACCAACCACAGACACCAGACTACGAGTTGACCAAAG ACTGCTGGAGGAGGGGAAGTTGGAGGCGGCAGAGGAGCAGAAGCAGAGGATCgaacagctgcagagagaaagacggagagtCCTGGAGGAGAGCAATGCCACGCATCAGCCTCATTTCTTCAG gaGGTCAAAGGACGATACGTGGCTGAGCAACAACACGTACTGGGAGTTGAGGAAGGACCTCGGCTTCGCCCACATAGATTTCCCGGTGCTGTGGTGA
- the osbpl3b gene encoding oxysterol-binding protein-related protein 3 isoform X3, with the protein MVQVCACQSGVREPVSLQAVILSFSSFILLHLNILFPSSTPSGPGGHVSDSVKEECFWYSGRSQSAARWAQRSAVRPCHRRSPPCHAATAAPRPSMTADSWEIVEGLRGGFGTVLEPQKQEGYMLKRRKWPMKGWHKRYFFLDKGILKYGKCSADIEKGKLHGRIDVGLSVMAIKKKAKCIDLDAEENIYHLKIKSQELFDEWVSKLRHHRLYRQNEIAMYPNEKSFYYPHYSSPKSPNSPSLAKSASLRKCMSIQRQSTVHSVGAFPVSCNSQAKVTAWLQSSDDMDKCSQDLSVCDAYLLELNHLLQSMEVLHRTYSAPSIQALQTSTFDSPKKEKRLPKKWRNKNYNKDVKATLQVPSCISSSSIRLHASNPNLSSAALANDKADTESLDSPFDVAKLQEDFCRIATNLHATMKSALSTLTSERERLKTCPDHETCLPTSPQVVGLKNTLATKQDSVDASPPLVHQVSNESRASIAESLSEFFDAQEVLLSASSSENEASEDDSYNSDVSDNISNFSNGTEIERPNSGPAEEGAALCQRRSCLPSPSPNNSTISLWNILRNNIGKDLSKVAMPVQLNEPLNTLQRLCEELEYSELLDRAANTQDPFERMVYIATFVVSGYASSYYRTGGKPFNPLLGETYESDRPDKGFRFVAEQVSHHPPISACHAESKNFMFWQDVRCKNKFWGKSMEIVPVGTTHVTLPGFGDHYEWNKVTSCIHNILSGQRWIEHYGEISIRNSSSDICQCKITFVKAKYWNSSVNEVEGTVTDQKGKVVHRLFGKWHEAVFCGDPPSATCIWRANAMPVDHEQYYGFTKFAVELNELDPSLKLLLPTTDTRLRVDQRLLEEGKLEAAEEQKQRIEQLQRERRRVLEESNATHQPHFFRRSKDDTWLSNNTYWELRKDLGFAHIDFPVLW; encoded by the exons GAGGAATGTTTCTGGTACTCCGGACGTAGCCAGTCTGCAGCGAGATGGGCTCAGAGGAGCGCAGTTCGGCCATGTCACAGAAGATCTCCTCCCTGTCACGCAGCAACAGCAGCTCCTCGTCCAAGCATGACAGCCGACAG CTGGGAAATAGTGGAGGGTCTGCGTGGAGGCTTCGGCACCGTCCTGGAGCCCCAGAAACAGGAGGGCTACATGCTGAAGAGGAGAAAGTGGCCTATGAAGGGCTGGCATAAG AGATACTTCTTCCTGGACAAGGGCATCCTGAAGTACGGCAAGTGCAGTGCTGAC ATTGAGAAAGGGAAACTGCACGGCCGCATTGATGTGGGTCTCTCTGTCATGGCCATTAAGAAGAAAGCCAAGTGCATCGATCTTGATGCCGAGGAAAACATCTATCACCTTAAG ATTAAGTCACAGGAGCTGTTTGACGAATGGGTGTCCAAGCTGCGCCACCATCGGCTCTATCGGCAGAATGAGATTGCCATGTACCCTAATGAGAAATCCTTCTACTACCCTCATTACTCCTCCCCCAAGTCGCCCAACTCCCCCAGCTTGGCCAAGAGTGCCTCTCTCAGAAAG TGCATGTCTATACAAAGACAGTCCACAGTGCATTCTGTCGGAGCCTTCCCTGTAAGCTGCAACAGCCAGGCCAAAGTTACAGCCTGGCTCCAGTCATCAGATGACATGGACAAGTGCTCCCAAG ACCTGTCAGTCTGTGACGCCTACCTGCTGGAGCTCAACCACCTGCTTCAGAGTATGGAAGTCCTCCATCGAACCTATTCTGCTCCATCTATCCAAGCCCTGCAG ACATCTACATTTGACAGCCCTAAGAAGGAGAAGAGACTTCCAAAGAAATGGCGGaataaaaactacaacaaagaCGTAAAAGCAACGCTGCAG GTACCCAGctgcatctcctccagctctatCCGCCTCCATGCCTCTAACCCCAACCTCTCCTCCGCCGCACTCGCTAATGACAAAGCCGACACTGAGTCACTAGATTCTCCTTTTGATGTGGCCAAGCTCCAGGAGGACTTCTGCCGTATCGCCACCAACT TGCATGCAACCATGAAGTCGGCCCTCAGTACACTGACATCTGAGCGGGAGAGGTTAAAGACGTGTCCGGACCACGAAACGTGTCTGCCTACCTCGCCCCAAGTTGTCGGTTTGAAGAACACGCTGGCGACG AAACAGGACTCTGTGGATGCCTCCCCTCCCCTTGTGCACCAAGTGTCCAATGAGAGCAGAGCTTCCATCGCAGAGTCTTTGTCCGAGTTCTTCGATGCACAGGAAGTCCTGCTGTCCGCTAGCTCCTCTGAAAATGAG GCGTCGGAGGATGACTCATACAACAGTGATGTCAGTGACAACATTTCCAACTTCAGCAATGGGACAGAAATCGAGAGACCGAACTCAG GGCCTGCAGAAGAAGGCGCTGCCCTTTGTCAGCGTAGATCCTGCCTGCCCTCTCCCAGTCCCAACAACAGCACCATCAGCCTGTGGAACATCCTCAGGAACAACATCGGCAAAGACCTGTCCAAGGTGGCGATGCCTGTGCAACTCAATGAGCCGCTCAACACCCTGCAGAGACTGTGTGAGGAGCTGGAGTACAGCGAGCTGCTCGACAGAGCCGCCAACACACAGGACCCGTTTGAACGTATG GTATACATAGCTACATTTGTTGTGTCAGGCTATGCATCCAGCTACTACAGAACTGGTGGAAAGCCTTTCAACCCGCTCCTGGGAGAGACGTACGAATCTGACCGGCCAGATAAAGGCTTTCGATTTGTTGCCGAGCAA GTCAGCCATCACCCTCCGATCTCAGCCTGTCACGCAGAGTCTAAAAATTTCATGTTCTGGCAAG ATGTGAGGTGTAAGAACAAGTTCTGGGGGAAGTCGATGGAGATTGTTCCTGTGGGCACAACTCATGTAACTCTGCCGGG ATTCGGAGACCACTATGAGTGGAACAAGGTCACGTCCTGCATCCACAACATTCTCAGTGGACAGCGCTGGATCGAGCACTACGGGGAGATCTCCATCcgaaacagcagcagtgacatttGCCAATGCAAGATCACGTTTGTTAAG GCCAAATACTGGAATTCTAGTGTGAACGAGGTGGAGGGAACCGTCACGGATCAGAAAGGGAAGGTCGTCCACAGACTCTTTGGAAAGTGGCATGAGGCGGTTTTCTGTGGAGACCCACCTTCAGCCACGTGCATCTGGAGAGCAA ATGCAATGCCAGTGGACCACGAGCAGTACTATGGTTTTACAAAGTTTGCTGTTGAACTGAATGAGTTGGACCCATCTCTGAAACTGCTGCTACCAACCACAGACACCAGACTACGAGTTGACCAAAG ACTGCTGGAGGAGGGGAAGTTGGAGGCGGCAGAGGAGCAGAAGCAGAGGATCgaacagctgcagagagaaagacggagagtCCTGGAGGAGAGCAATGCCACGCATCAGCCTCATTTCTTCAG gaGGTCAAAGGACGATACGTGGCTGAGCAACAACACGTACTGGGAGTTGAGGAAGGACCTCGGCTTCGCCCACATAGATTTCCCGGTGCTGTGGTGA
- the osbpl3b gene encoding oxysterol-binding protein-related protein 3 isoform X4, giving the protein MGSEERSSAMSQKISSLSRSNSSSSSKHDSRQDSWEIVEGLRGGFGTVLEPQKQEGYMLKRRKWPMKGWHKRYFFLDKGILKYGKCSADIEKGKLHGRIDVGLSVMAIKKKAKCIDLDAEENIYHLKIKSQELFDEWVSKLRHHRLYRQNEIAMYPNEKSFYYPHYSSPKSPNSPSLAKSASLRKCMSIQRQSTVHSVGAFPVSCNSQAKVTAWLQSSDDMDKCSQDLSVCDAYLLELNHLLQSMEVLHRTYSAPSIQALQTSTFDSPKKEKRLPKKWRNKNYNKDVKATLQVPSCISSSSIRLHASNPNLSSAALANDKADTESLDSPFDVAKLQEDFCRIATNLHATMKSALSTLTSERERLKTCPDHETCLPTSPQVVGLKNTLATALAQNSELRERLSKIHAESHIVEPTLINLTAPVQKQDSVDASPPLVHQVSNESRASIAESLSEFFDAQEVLLSASSSENEASEDDSYNSDVSDNISNFSNGTEIERPNSGPAEEGAALCQRRSCLPSPSPNNSTISLWNILRNNIGKDLSKVAMPVQLNEPLNTLQRLCEELEYSELLDRAANTQDPFERMVYIATFVVSGYASSYYRTGGKPFNPLLGETYESDRPDKGFRFVAEQVSHHPPISACHAESKNFMFWQDVRCKNKFWGKSMEIVPVGTTHVTLPGFGDHYEWNKVTSCIHNILSGQRWIEHYGEISIRNSSSDICQCKITFVKAKYWNSSVNEVEGTVTDQKGKVVHRLFGKWHEAVFCGDPPSATCIWRANAMPVDHEQYYGFTKFAVELNELDPSLKLLLPTTDTRLRVDQRLLEEGKLEAAEEQKQRIEQLQRERRRVLEESNATHQPHFFRRSKDDTWLSNNTYWELRKDLGFAHIDFPVLW; this is encoded by the exons ATGGGCTCAGAGGAGCGCAGTTCGGCCATGTCACAGAAGATCTCCTCCCTGTCACGCAGCAACAGCAGCTCCTCGTCCAAGCATGACAGCCGACAG GACAGCTGGGAAATAGTGGAGGGTCTGCGTGGAGGCTTCGGCACCGTCCTGGAGCCCCAGAAACAGGAGGGCTACATGCTGAAGAGGAGAAAGTGGCCTATGAAGGGCTGGCATAAG AGATACTTCTTCCTGGACAAGGGCATCCTGAAGTACGGCAAGTGCAGTGCTGAC ATTGAGAAAGGGAAACTGCACGGCCGCATTGATGTGGGTCTCTCTGTCATGGCCATTAAGAAGAAAGCCAAGTGCATCGATCTTGATGCCGAGGAAAACATCTATCACCTTAAG ATTAAGTCACAGGAGCTGTTTGACGAATGGGTGTCCAAGCTGCGCCACCATCGGCTCTATCGGCAGAATGAGATTGCCATGTACCCTAATGAGAAATCCTTCTACTACCCTCATTACTCCTCCCCCAAGTCGCCCAACTCCCCCAGCTTGGCCAAGAGTGCCTCTCTCAGAAAG TGCATGTCTATACAAAGACAGTCCACAGTGCATTCTGTCGGAGCCTTCCCTGTAAGCTGCAACAGCCAGGCCAAAGTTACAGCCTGGCTCCAGTCATCAGATGACATGGACAAGTGCTCCCAAG ACCTGTCAGTCTGTGACGCCTACCTGCTGGAGCTCAACCACCTGCTTCAGAGTATGGAAGTCCTCCATCGAACCTATTCTGCTCCATCTATCCAAGCCCTGCAG ACATCTACATTTGACAGCCCTAAGAAGGAGAAGAGACTTCCAAAGAAATGGCGGaataaaaactacaacaaagaCGTAAAAGCAACGCTGCAG GTACCCAGctgcatctcctccagctctatCCGCCTCCATGCCTCTAACCCCAACCTCTCCTCCGCCGCACTCGCTAATGACAAAGCCGACACTGAGTCACTAGATTCTCCTTTTGATGTGGCCAAGCTCCAGGAGGACTTCTGCCGTATCGCCACCAACT TGCATGCAACCATGAAGTCGGCCCTCAGTACACTGACATCTGAGCGGGAGAGGTTAAAGACGTGTCCGGACCACGAAACGTGTCTGCCTACCTCGCCCCAAGTTGTCGGTTTGAAGAACACGCTGGCGACG GCTTTAGCCCAGAACTCTGAGCTGAGAGAGCGCCTGAGCAAGATTCATGCCGAGTCCCACATCGTAGAGCCCACACTAATAAATCTCACTGCCCCTGTGCAG AAACAGGACTCTGTGGATGCCTCCCCTCCCCTTGTGCACCAAGTGTCCAATGAGAGCAGAGCTTCCATCGCAGAGTCTTTGTCCGAGTTCTTCGATGCACAGGAAGTCCTGCTGTCCGCTAGCTCCTCTGAAAATGAG GCGTCGGAGGATGACTCATACAACAGTGATGTCAGTGACAACATTTCCAACTTCAGCAATGGGACAGAAATCGAGAGACCGAACTCAG GGCCTGCAGAAGAAGGCGCTGCCCTTTGTCAGCGTAGATCCTGCCTGCCCTCTCCCAGTCCCAACAACAGCACCATCAGCCTGTGGAACATCCTCAGGAACAACATCGGCAAAGACCTGTCCAAGGTGGCGATGCCTGTGCAACTCAATGAGCCGCTCAACACCCTGCAGAGACTGTGTGAGGAGCTGGAGTACAGCGAGCTGCTCGACAGAGCCGCCAACACACAGGACCCGTTTGAACGTATG GTATACATAGCTACATTTGTTGTGTCAGGCTATGCATCCAGCTACTACAGAACTGGTGGAAAGCCTTTCAACCCGCTCCTGGGAGAGACGTACGAATCTGACCGGCCAGATAAAGGCTTTCGATTTGTTGCCGAGCAA GTCAGCCATCACCCTCCGATCTCAGCCTGTCACGCAGAGTCTAAAAATTTCATGTTCTGGCAAG ATGTGAGGTGTAAGAACAAGTTCTGGGGGAAGTCGATGGAGATTGTTCCTGTGGGCACAACTCATGTAACTCTGCCGGG ATTCGGAGACCACTATGAGTGGAACAAGGTCACGTCCTGCATCCACAACATTCTCAGTGGACAGCGCTGGATCGAGCACTACGGGGAGATCTCCATCcgaaacagcagcagtgacatttGCCAATGCAAGATCACGTTTGTTAAG GCCAAATACTGGAATTCTAGTGTGAACGAGGTGGAGGGAACCGTCACGGATCAGAAAGGGAAGGTCGTCCACAGACTCTTTGGAAAGTGGCATGAGGCGGTTTTCTGTGGAGACCCACCTTCAGCCACGTGCATCTGGAGAGCAA ATGCAATGCCAGTGGACCACGAGCAGTACTATGGTTTTACAAAGTTTGCTGTTGAACTGAATGAGTTGGACCCATCTCTGAAACTGCTGCTACCAACCACAGACACCAGACTACGAGTTGACCAAAG ACTGCTGGAGGAGGGGAAGTTGGAGGCGGCAGAGGAGCAGAAGCAGAGGATCgaacagctgcagagagaaagacggagagtCCTGGAGGAGAGCAATGCCACGCATCAGCCTCATTTCTTCAG gaGGTCAAAGGACGATACGTGGCTGAGCAACAACACGTACTGGGAGTTGAGGAAGGACCTCGGCTTCGCCCACATAGATTTCCCGGTGCTGTGGTGA